A window of Phycobacter azelaicus contains these coding sequences:
- a CDS encoding OmpA family protein: protein MRLSSLLIPTLSFAAAAGLSLVAASFAVTAIERGSEREVRRTLDVSGMHWAEVTADGLRVTLQGTAPDEATRFAAISLVGGVVDAARVIDDITVPPAEGLAPPRFSAEILRNDRGISISGLIPLSASRDDITDQLQGIARKSRKKVTDLLEAGDYPAPQDWDPAMAFALEALDLLPRAKISVQAGSVSITAIADSAEERSAFESRLTRMAPPQIRISLDIAAPRPVITPFTLRFLISEGGARFDACSAESEESQARILSAARAAGLEGEANCVIGMGVPSPNWADAAELSIQSLAAIGQGSVTIANADITLIAAEGTADSLFDTVVGELETALPEVFALHAVLPTPKADAAAGPPEFTATLSPEGQVQLRGRINDAATRTIADSYAKARFGFDSVYTAARIVDGLPAEWPVRVLAGLEALSYLQRGAVTVTPDSLVLRGMSYNKDAPADIARFLSAKLGEAESYDLDITYEEPPAPEDQPMAPELCQAQLIGVQLDAGKITFEPGSATVEAASGVILDKIAAILEDCGPIRLEIQGHTDSQGREEMNQNLSQARAQSVLNELRARRILTSTYVARGYGESTPIASNDTEEGREANRRIEFKLMLPGTGIGADGKLDADPAETASEESATELAPEPEAPEEPAQTDDSAQETSDQ, encoded by the coding sequence ATGCGCCTGTCATCGCTCCTGATCCCGACTCTGTCCTTCGCTGCCGCGGCAGGGCTGAGCTTGGTGGCCGCCAGTTTCGCCGTGACCGCCATTGAGCGCGGCAGCGAACGGGAGGTGCGCCGGACCCTGGACGTTTCCGGCATGCACTGGGCCGAGGTGACAGCAGACGGGCTACGCGTGACCCTGCAGGGCACCGCACCAGATGAGGCAACGCGATTTGCGGCCATTTCCCTGGTAGGCGGTGTCGTCGATGCTGCCCGGGTGATCGACGATATCACCGTCCCCCCGGCCGAAGGTCTGGCACCGCCCAGGTTTTCCGCAGAGATTTTGCGCAATGACCGCGGGATCTCGATCAGCGGGTTGATCCCTCTTTCTGCCTCGCGCGACGACATCACCGATCAGTTGCAGGGGATCGCACGCAAAAGCCGCAAGAAGGTGACGGACCTGCTGGAAGCCGGTGATTACCCTGCGCCGCAGGATTGGGACCCAGCCATGGCGTTCGCACTCGAGGCGCTTGACCTGCTGCCAAGGGCCAAGATCTCGGTTCAGGCGGGGTCTGTCTCGATCACGGCCATTGCCGACAGCGCGGAAGAGCGCAGCGCCTTTGAAAGCCGATTGACCCGCATGGCGCCGCCGCAGATCCGCATCAGCCTCGATATTGCCGCGCCTCGCCCCGTCATCACCCCGTTTACCCTGCGGTTCCTCATTTCCGAAGGCGGCGCGCGCTTTGATGCCTGCTCTGCCGAAAGCGAAGAAAGCCAGGCCCGCATCCTCTCTGCTGCACGCGCGGCCGGGTTGGAAGGCGAAGCAAACTGCGTGATCGGCATGGGCGTTCCATCGCCAAACTGGGCCGATGCCGCCGAGCTGAGCATCCAAAGCCTTGCCGCCATTGGCCAGGGATCGGTGACCATTGCCAATGCCGATATCACGCTGATCGCAGCCGAAGGCACGGCCGACTCGTTGTTTGATACGGTCGTGGGTGAGCTGGAAACCGCCCTGCCCGAGGTTTTTGCACTGCATGCGGTGCTGCCCACGCCGAAAGCCGATGCGGCGGCAGGCCCGCCCGAGTTCACCGCGACGCTCAGCCCCGAGGGACAAGTACAGCTGCGTGGGCGGATCAATGACGCCGCCACCCGCACAATCGCCGACAGCTATGCCAAGGCGCGGTTCGGCTTTGACAGTGTCTACACCGCGGCGCGCATTGTCGACGGCTTGCCCGCAGAATGGCCGGTGCGGGTGCTGGCAGGGCTTGAGGCGTTGTCCTACCTGCAACGCGGCGCTGTGACCGTAACCCCCGACAGTCTGGTCTTGCGCGGGATGAGCTACAACAAGGATGCACCAGCGGATATCGCCCGGTTCCTGTCAGCCAAGCTGGGTGAAGCGGAAAGCTACGATCTTGATATCACCTATGAAGAGCCGCCCGCCCCTGAAGACCAGCCCATGGCCCCTGAGCTGTGTCAAGCGCAACTGATCGGTGTGCAGCTGGATGCTGGAAAGATCACCTTTGAGCCCGGCTCTGCCACCGTCGAGGCCGCCAGCGGCGTGATCCTCGACAAGATTGCAGCTATTCTCGAAGATTGCGGTCCGATCCGGCTTGAGATTCAGGGGCACACCGACAGCCAGGGCCGCGAGGAGATGAACCAGAACCTCAGCCAGGCGCGGGCGCAATCGGTTCTGAATGAATTGAGGGCGCGGCGCATCCTGACCTCGACCTACGTGGCGCGCGGCTATGGCGAAAGCACGCCCATCGCCTCCAACGACACCGAAGAGGGCCGCGAGGCAAACCGACGGATCGAATTCAAACTGATGCTGCCCGGCACCGGGATCGGGGCGGATGGCAAGCTTGATGCCGATCCCGCAGAGACAGCCAGCGAAGAGAGCGCAACCGAGTTGGCTCCTGAGCCAGAAGCACCAGAGGAACCCGCTCAGACAGATGACAGCGCACAGGAGACATCGGACCAATGA
- the ubiA gene encoding 4-hydroxybenzoate octaprenyltransferase — MQGQSPTPDGQVADAVKGNWVDTHAPAWSRPYLRLSRADRPIGTWLLLIPCWWGLALAILWDRTPVWQDVWIFVACGFGAWLMRGAGCTWNDITDRNFDGAVERTRSRPIPSGQVTVKGAVLWMVLQALIAFAILLTFNWAAIAMGILALLPVAVYPFAKRFTWWPQIFLGLAFNWGAMLAWVAHTGSLAWPPVILYLAGIAWTLFYDTIYAHQDTEDDALIGVKSTARLFGENSPRWLRRFIVATVSLMALAVVLAAREDASLVTLLIALAGPWAMGWHMTWQLRAFDAENSPRLLQLFRLNRDTGLIPLIFFAAASFV; from the coding sequence ATGCAAGGGCAATCGCCAACACCAGACGGTCAGGTCGCGGATGCGGTCAAGGGAAATTGGGTCGACACCCATGCGCCCGCCTGGTCCCGCCCCTATCTGCGTCTCAGCCGGGCGGATCGGCCCATCGGCACCTGGCTGTTGCTGATCCCCTGCTGGTGGGGTCTTGCGCTGGCGATTCTCTGGGACCGCACGCCGGTCTGGCAGGATGTATGGATCTTTGTCGCCTGTGGCTTTGGCGCCTGGCTGATGCGCGGGGCGGGCTGCACCTGGAACGACATCACCGACCGCAACTTCGATGGCGCGGTCGAACGCACAAGGTCGCGACCGATCCCATCGGGGCAGGTCACGGTAAAGGGCGCCGTGCTTTGGATGGTGCTGCAGGCACTTATTGCATTTGCCATCCTTCTGACCTTCAACTGGGCCGCCATCGCCATGGGCATCCTTGCGCTGCTGCCGGTTGCGGTCTACCCCTTTGCCAAGCGGTTCACCTGGTGGCCGCAGATCTTTTTGGGACTGGCCTTCAACTGGGGCGCCATGCTGGCCTGGGTGGCCCATACCGGATCGCTCGCCTGGCCGCCGGTGATCCTCTACCTTGCCGGGATCGCCTGGACGCTGTTCTATGACACCATCTATGCCCATCAGGACACCGAGGATGACGCTCTGATCGGGGTAAAGTCCACCGCGCGCCTGTTCGGAGAGAATAGCCCGCGCTGGCTGCGCCGCTTTATCGTGGCAACCGTCAGCCTGATGGCATTGGCCGTCGTGCTGGCCGCGCGCGAGGACGCCAGCCTTGTCACACTTCTGATTGCACTGGCCGGACCTTGGGCGATGGGATGGCACATGACATGGCAACTGCGGGCATTCGATGCAGAAAACAGCCCCCGGCTGTTGCAACTGTTCCGGCTCAACCGAGATACCGGCTTGATTCCGCTTATCTTCTTTGCCGCAGCCAGTTTCGTGTGA
- a CDS encoding 16S rRNA (uracil(1498)-N(3))-methyltransferase encodes MSAKIRLYVEHPLGAEQTIPVERDQAHYLFGVMRLAVGSKVALFNGRDGEWLAEVVEASKRSGVLICQEQTRPLQMPPDLWLLFAPIKKARTDFIVEKAAEMGAACILPVQTEFTNSERIRQDRLQAHAVEAAEQCGGTYVPEVADLQKLSRLLDHWPPERQLMFCDEAEVGNALQLAAEHHKGAPWAILIGPEGGFSEGERKRLHALPQSHVVSLGPRILRADTAAVAAMTLWQQALGDWG; translated from the coding sequence ATGAGTGCGAAGATCAGATTGTATGTAGAGCACCCCTTGGGGGCAGAGCAAACCATTCCTGTGGAGCGGGATCAGGCACATTACCTTTTTGGGGTGATGCGACTGGCCGTGGGTTCCAAAGTGGCGCTGTTCAACGGGCGTGATGGCGAATGGCTGGCCGAGGTGGTCGAGGCCAGCAAACGCAGCGGCGTGTTGATCTGCCAAGAGCAGACCCGCCCCTTGCAGATGCCGCCCGACCTGTGGCTGCTGTTCGCGCCGATCAAGAAGGCGCGCACCGATTTCATCGTGGAAAAGGCCGCCGAGATGGGCGCCGCGTGTATCCTGCCGGTGCAGACAGAGTTCACCAACTCCGAGCGCATCCGCCAGGACCGGCTGCAGGCCCATGCAGTAGAGGCGGCCGAGCAATGCGGTGGCACCTATGTGCCCGAGGTGGCCGATCTGCAGAAACTGTCGCGCCTGCTGGACCATTGGCCCCCTGAACGCCAACTTATGTTCTGCGACGAAGCCGAGGTGGGCAACGCATTGCAACTGGCTGCCGAACACCACAAAGGCGCGCCCTGGGCCATCCTGATCGGTCCCGAAGGCGGGTTTTCCGAAGGGGAACGCAAACGCCTTCATGCCCTGCCTCAATCCCATGTGGTCAGCCTGGGTCCGCGCATCCTGCGCGCAGACACCGCAGCGGTCGCGGCGATGACCCTGTGGCAGCAGGCACTTGGGGATTGGGGATAG
- a CDS encoding glutamate--cysteine ligase, which produces MSIPQSGGGPIERHEQMAEYLASGCKPSADWRIGTEHEKFGYCKDTLKPLPYEGQRSILAVLEGLRDRYGWAPVTEGGNLIGLTKDGANVSLEPGGALELSGAPLETIHETCDEVNAHLREVKEIADKIGVGFIGLGAAPIWSHEEMPLMPKGRYRLMNDYMTKVGTMGRAMMRRTTTVQVNLDFASEADMVQKLRVALALQPVATALFANSPFFEGKPNGQKSWRSTIWRHLDDARTGMLPFVFEEGMGFERYVQYALDVPMYFVYRDGQYINALGQSFRDFLKGELPALPGEIPTLSDWADHLTTAFPEARIKKYMEMRGADGGPWRRLCALPAFWVGLMYDQSSLDAAWDLVKGWDAETREALRVGAAEQALQAEVGAIKMHDLARQVLEISEAGLKARARAGAGGMVPDETHFLNALKESIDSGKVPADELLEHYHGDWNGDLTRIYAEYSY; this is translated from the coding sequence ATGTCCATTCCCCAGTCCGGCGGCGGACCGATTGAACGCCACGAACAGATGGCCGAATACCTGGCCTCCGGCTGCAAACCCAGCGCCGACTGGCGTATCGGCACCGAGCACGAGAAGTTCGGCTATTGCAAGGATACGCTGAAACCACTGCCCTATGAGGGGCAGCGCTCGATCCTGGCGGTGCTGGAAGGGTTGCGTGATCGCTATGGCTGGGCGCCTGTGACCGAGGGTGGGAATCTCATCGGTCTGACCAAGGATGGCGCCAACGTCAGCCTTGAGCCGGGCGGCGCGCTGGAGCTGTCGGGCGCTCCGCTTGAGACCATTCACGAGACCTGCGACGAGGTGAACGCCCACCTGCGTGAGGTGAAGGAAATCGCCGACAAGATCGGTGTGGGTTTCATCGGTCTGGGCGCTGCGCCGATCTGGAGCCACGAGGAAATGCCACTGATGCCCAAGGGGCGTTACCGGCTGATGAACGACTACATGACCAAAGTCGGCACCATGGGCCGCGCCATGATGCGCCGCACCACCACCGTACAGGTGAACCTCGATTTCGCGTCTGAGGCCGACATGGTGCAGAAACTGCGCGTGGCGCTGGCGCTGCAGCCGGTGGCAACGGCTTTGTTCGCAAATTCGCCCTTCTTTGAAGGCAAGCCCAACGGTCAGAAATCCTGGCGCAGCACCATCTGGCGTCACCTTGATGATGCGCGCACTGGTATGCTGCCTTTCGTCTTTGAAGAGGGCATGGGGTTTGAACGCTACGTTCAGTACGCGCTCGATGTGCCGATGTATTTCGTTTATCGCGACGGTCAGTACATCAACGCGCTGGGCCAGTCCTTCCGGGATTTCCTGAAGGGGGAACTGCCTGCACTGCCCGGCGAAATCCCGACGCTCAGCGATTGGGCCGATCACCTGACCACCGCCTTTCCCGAGGCGCGGATCAAGAAATATATGGAGATGCGCGGCGCCGATGGCGGCCCCTGGCGCAGGCTTTGTGCGCTGCCTGCCTTCTGGGTTGGCTTGATGTACGATCAAAGCAGTCTCGATGCGGCCTGGGATCTGGTGAAGGGTTGGGACGCGGAGACCCGCGAAGCCCTGCGTGTGGGCGCGGCCGAACAGGCGCTGCAGGCCGAGGTTGGCGCGATCAAGATGCACGATCTGGCTCGGCAGGTGCTGGAGATCTCCGAGGCGGGCCTGAAGGCGCGCGCGCGGGCCGGTGCAGGTGGCATGGTCCCGGACGAGACGCATTTCCTCAACGCGCTGAAGGAAAGCATCGATAGCGGTAAGGTCCCAGCGGATGAGCTCTTGGAGCATTACCATGGCGACTGGAACGGCGATCTGACGCGTATCTACGCCGAATACAGTTACTGA
- a CDS encoding histidine phosphatase family protein, with the protein MIRLLVIFLALPMMAAANDWDALKAPGAMAIMRHALAPGTGDPGAFVLDDCSTQRNLDARGRKQAEQTGAALKAMGITFDAILTSQWCRTRETARLLDLGPVTDAPALNSFFQDFSTRDSQTREALDLLKEAEGSLMLVTHQVNISALTGRSTRSGEILVFRLTEAGEVEVTGSILIAP; encoded by the coding sequence ATGATCCGACTGCTTGTTATATTTCTGGCCCTGCCCATGATGGCAGCAGCCAATGACTGGGACGCGCTCAAGGCTCCGGGAGCCATGGCAATCATGCGCCACGCGCTGGCACCGGGTACTGGCGATCCGGGGGCTTTCGTGCTGGACGATTGCAGTACCCAGCGAAACCTCGACGCCCGCGGGCGCAAACAGGCCGAACAGACCGGCGCCGCGCTCAAAGCCATGGGTATCACCTTCGATGCCATACTCACCAGCCAGTGGTGCCGTACCCGTGAAACCGCTCGCCTCCTTGACCTTGGACCAGTGACAGATGCACCAGCGCTTAACTCCTTCTTTCAGGACTTCTCCACCCGGGACAGCCAGACACGTGAGGCGCTGGATCTGCTCAAGGAAGCCGAGGGCAGTCTGATGCTGGTCACACATCAGGTGAACATATCTGCTCTTACGGGGCGCAGCACACGATCTGGAGAGATCCTCGTGTTTCGCCTGACCGAAGCCGGAGAGGTAGAGGTGACCGGCAGCATCCTGATCGCGCCCTGA